The following are encoded together in the Chanodichthys erythropterus isolate Z2021 chromosome 16, ASM2448905v1, whole genome shotgun sequence genome:
- the rpe65a gene encoding retinoid isomerohydrolase has translation MVSRFEHPAGGYKKIFETVEELNEPLPATVTGRIPSFIKGSLLRLGPGLFEVGAEPFYHLFDGQALMHKFDFSNGQVTYFRKFVKTDAYVRAMTEKRVVITEFGTCAYPDPCKNIFSRFFSYFKGVEVTDNCLVNVYPIGEDFYAVTETNYITKVNVETLETLKKVDMCDYVNINGVTAHPHIEKDGTVYNIGNCMGKGASLAYNIVKIPPKQKDKSDPIDKSKVVVQFPSAERFKPSYVHSFGMTENYFVFVETPIKINLLKFLSAWSIRGSNYMDCFESDEEKGTWIHIARKHPGEYIDYKFRTSAMGLFHHINCYEDSGYIVFDLCAWKGFEFVYNYLWLANLRANWDEVKRNAMIAPQPEVRRYVIPLDPYREEQGKNLISLPYTTATATMRVDGTIWLEPEVLFSGPRQAFEFPQINYKMNNGKNYTYAYGLGLNHFVPDRICKLNVRTKETWVWQEPDSYPSEPLFVQNPDAVDEDDGILMTIVVAPGAQRPTFCLILNAKDLSEVARAEVDIISPVTFHGMYKP, from the exons ATGGTTAGCCG ttttGAACACCCTGCTGGAGGCTATAAGAAAATCTTTGAGACTGTGGAGGAGCTGAACGAACCTCTTCCAGCAACTGTCACTG GTCGCATCCCCTCGTTTATAAAAGGCAGTCTGCTCCGCCTGGGTCCCGGTTTATTTGAGGTTGGAGCTGAGCCCTTCTACCATCTTTTTGATGGCCAGGCCCTCATGCACAAGTTTGATTTCAGCAATGGACAGGTCACATATTTCCGCAA GTTTGTCAAAACAGATGCTTACGTCCGTGCTATGACAGAGAAACGTGTGGTCATTACTGAGTTTGGAACCTGTGCCTATCCAGATCCCTGCAAAAATATCTTCTCCAG gttCTTCTCGTATTTCAAAGGTGTTGAGGTGACAGACAACTGCCTGGTGAACGTTTACCCTATTGGGGAGGATTTTTATGCTGTCACAGAGACTAATTATATCACCAAAGTAAATGTGGAAACCTTGGAAACCTTGAAAAAG GTTGACATGTGTGACTACGTCAACATAAATGGAGTAACAGCCCATCCCCACATTGAGAAAGATGGAACAGTGTACAACATTGGGAACTGCATGGGGAAAGGGGCCTCGCTGGCCTACAATATTGTCAAAATCCCACCTAAACAAAAAG ACAAATCTGATCCCATTGACAAATCCAAGGTGGTTGTGCAGTTCCCAAGTGCTGAAAGGTTCAAGCCATCCTACGTGCACAG TTTTGGGATGACGGAGAACTACTTTGTCTTTGTTGAAACACCTATCAAAATCAACCTATTGAAATTCTTGAGTGCCTGGAGTATTCGAGGATCCAACTATATGGACTGCTTTGAATCTGATGAGGAGAAAGGC ACATGGATACACATTGCAAGGAAGCATCCAGGGGAGTACATTGACTATAAATTTAGGACCTCTGCAATGGGTCTTTTCCATCACATCAACTGCTATGAGGACTCAGGGTACATTGTTTTTGACCTGTGTGCCTGGAAAGG CTTTGAATTTGTCTACAACTATCTGTGGCTGGCAAACCTCCGTGCCAACTGGGACGAGGTTAAAAGAAATGCCATGATTGCCCCTCAGCCGGAAGTGAGGCGATATGTCATTCCTCTGGATCCCTACagg GAGGAGCAGGGCAAAAATCTGATCTCTCTGCCATACACTACAGCCACTGCTACAATGCGTGTTGATGGGACGATTTGGCTTGAGCCTGAGGTGCTTTTCTCTGGTCCACGACAAG CTTTCGAGTTTCCCCAGATCAACTACAAAATGAACAACGGAAAGAATTACACATACGCCTATGGACTGGGCCTCAACCACTTTGTCCCTGACAGG ATTTGCAAGCTGAATGTGAGGACTAAGGAGACCTGGGTTTGGCAGGAGCCAGACTCATACCCTTCAGAGCCACTGTTTGTGCAGAACCCTGATGCAGTGGATGAGGATGATG GTATCCTAATGACAATTGTGGTGGCTCCTGGAGCCCAGAGACCAACATTTTGCCTGATCTTGAATGCCAAGGACCTGTCTGAGGTTGCAAGGGCAGAAGTTGATATCATCAGTCCAGTCACCTTCCATGGAATGTATAAGCCATAG